From Roseovarius sp. EL26, the proteins below share one genomic window:
- the atpD gene encoding F0F1 ATP synthase subunit beta, with protein sequence MANAKGTVTQVIGAVVDVQFSGDLPEILNALTTDNNGKKLVLEVAQHLGEGTVRTIAMDATEGLVRGQAVADTGAPIAVPVGTATLGRIMNVIGEPVDEQGEVAATETRAIHGDAPTFAEQSTATEILTTGIKVIDLLAPYTKGGKIGLFGGAGVGKTVLIMELINNIAKVHSGVSVFAGVGERTREGNDLYHEMIESGVIVPDNLSESKISLVYGQMNEPPGARMRVALSGLTLAEQFRDQSGSDVLFFVDNIFRFTQAGSEVSALLGRIPSAVGYQPTLATDMGAMQERISSTKNGSITSVQAVYVPADDLTDPAPATSFAHLDATTVLDRAISEKGIYPAVDPLGSTSRLLDPLVIGEEHYKVATDVQQILQRYKSLQDIIAILGMDELSEEDKLAVARARKIERFLSQPFDVAKVFTGSDGVQVPLEDTISSFKAVVAGEYDHLPEGAFYMVGGIDDVIAKAEKMAAEAA encoded by the coding sequence ATGGCAAATGCAAAAGGCACAGTCACGCAGGTGATCGGCGCCGTGGTGGACGTTCAGTTCAGCGGCGACCTGCCCGAGATTCTGAACGCTTTGACCACCGACAACAACGGTAAGAAACTGGTTCTGGAAGTTGCGCAACACCTTGGTGAAGGCACTGTCCGGACCATCGCGATGGACGCGACCGAAGGTCTGGTTCGCGGTCAGGCCGTGGCCGACACTGGCGCACCGATTGCTGTTCCAGTCGGAACGGCGACCTTGGGCCGCATCATGAACGTTATCGGCGAGCCGGTTGACGAACAGGGTGAAGTTGCGGCAACAGAAACGCGCGCCATCCACGGCGATGCACCGACGTTTGCTGAGCAGTCGACAGCAACTGAGATCCTGACAACAGGTATCAAAGTTATCGACCTTCTGGCACCTTACACCAAAGGTGGTAAAATTGGTCTGTTCGGTGGTGCCGGTGTTGGCAAAACCGTTCTGATCATGGAACTGATCAACAACATCGCGAAGGTGCACTCTGGTGTGTCCGTGTTCGCGGGTGTTGGTGAGCGGACCCGTGAAGGTAACGACCTGTATCACGAGATGATCGAATCCGGCGTTATCGTTCCTGACAACCTGTCAGAATCGAAAATTTCGCTGGTTTACGGCCAGATGAACGAGCCTCCAGGTGCGCGTATGCGTGTTGCCCTGTCAGGTCTGACACTGGCGGAACAGTTCCGTGATCAATCTGGTTCCGACGTTCTGTTCTTCGTTGATAACATCTTCCGCTTTACACAAGCCGGTTCCGAAGTTTCGGCCCTGTTGGGTCGTATTCCTTCGGCTGTGGGTTACCAGCCAACACTGGCGACCGACATGGGCGCGATGCAGGAACGGATTTCATCGACCAAAAACGGTTCGATTACATCTGTTCAGGCCGTATATGTTCCTGCGGATGACTTGACTGACCCTGCTCCTGCGACATCGTTTGCGCACCTTGATGCGACAACCGTTCTGGACCGTGCGATTTCAGAAAAGGGTATTTACCCTGCTGTGGATCCACTTGGCTCGACCTCGCGTCTTCTAGACCCGCTGGTCATCGGTGAAGAGCACTACAAAGTAGCAACCGACGTTCAGCAGATTCTGCAGCGTTATAAGTCGCTTCAAGACATCATCGCCATTCTTGGCATGGACGAACTGTCAGAAGAAGACAAACTGGCCGTGGCCCGTGCGCGTAAGATCGAACGCTTCTTGTCGCAGCCGTTTGACGTTGCGAAAGTGTTCACCGGCTCGGACGGTGTTCAGGTTCCATTGGAAGACACGATCAGCTCGTTCAAGGCGGTTGTTGCTGGTGAATACGATCACTTGCCAGAAGGCGCCTTCTACATGGTTGGCGGCATTGACGATGTGATCGCGAAAGCCGAAAAAATGGCAGCGGAAGCCGCCTAA